Proteins encoded together in one Rossellomorea sp. y25 window:
- a CDS encoding ABC transporter ATP-binding protein, whose product MIRRFFSYYRPHRRLFYIDFACAVLVGLLELGFPMAVSWFIDSLLPEGNWSTILAVSAGLLVLYLLSSSMQFVVNYWGHKLGINIETDMRRELFHHVQRQSFRFFDNTKTGHIMSRVTNDLMDIGELAHHGPEDLFIAVMTFIGAFWIMLTINMELALVAIIIVPFLVWLISYSNIKMNAAWTKMYGNIADVNSRVEDSVSGARVVQSFTNESYEMERFNENNQFFRTSKLKAYNVMSVNLSGIYITTRLMTLIILVYGAWLSFSGVLSYGELVAFILYINVLFKPIDKISALLELYPKGMAGFKRFTELMDMEPDIENRPHAIEVPALRGDIAFDGVTFGYEPDRPILRDLSFTIQSGQTVAFVGPSGAGKTTICSLIPRFYDIEKGAVTIDGIDIREMTKESLRAQIGIVQQDVFLFTGTLRENIAYGKLDATQKEIEEATRRAHLTDLIASLPDGFDTQIGERGLKLSGGQKQRLSIARMFLKNPRILILDEATSALDTETEAIIQEALNELAKDRTTLVIAHRLATIRKADRILVVTENGIAEDGTHEELLSREDGIFTRLHAHQHATIL is encoded by the coding sequence ATGATTAGACGTTTCTTTAGCTATTACCGGCCTCACCGGCGGCTTTTTTACATTGATTTTGCCTGTGCCGTGTTGGTCGGACTTTTAGAATTAGGATTTCCGATGGCTGTATCGTGGTTTATTGACTCCCTATTGCCTGAGGGAAACTGGAGTACTATATTGGCCGTTTCTGCCGGCCTGCTTGTCCTGTATCTACTCAGTTCGAGTATGCAATTCGTCGTGAACTATTGGGGACATAAGCTTGGGATCAATATCGAAACGGATATGAGACGGGAATTGTTTCACCATGTCCAAAGGCAATCCTTTCGCTTCTTTGATAATACGAAAACAGGTCATATCATGAGTCGTGTGACAAACGATCTGATGGACATAGGGGAACTTGCCCATCACGGACCTGAAGATCTGTTCATCGCGGTCATGACTTTCATTGGTGCGTTTTGGATCATGCTCACAATAAATATGGAGCTTGCCCTGGTTGCTATTATTATTGTTCCATTTCTTGTTTGGTTAATTTCGTATTCGAACATTAAAATGAACGCAGCCTGGACGAAAATGTACGGAAATATAGCCGATGTAAACAGTCGCGTTGAAGACAGTGTTTCCGGGGCGAGAGTGGTTCAGTCTTTTACGAACGAATCATATGAAATGGAACGTTTCAATGAAAATAATCAATTCTTCCGCACGTCCAAACTGAAAGCCTATAACGTGATGAGCGTGAATTTATCCGGTATCTACATTACCACTCGCTTGATGACCTTGATCATTCTAGTATACGGAGCCTGGTTAAGTTTTTCCGGCGTGCTTTCATATGGAGAACTCGTTGCCTTTATTCTTTATATCAATGTCCTCTTTAAACCAATCGACAAAATTTCCGCACTCCTTGAGCTGTATCCGAAGGGTATGGCCGGTTTCAAGCGGTTCACTGAGCTCATGGATATGGAGCCGGATATTGAAAATCGTCCACATGCAATCGAAGTGCCTGCTTTACGGGGGGATATTGCTTTTGATGGGGTGACCTTTGGTTATGAGCCGGACCGCCCTATTCTAAGGGATTTATCCTTTACCATTCAATCTGGGCAGACCGTGGCTTTTGTCGGTCCTTCAGGCGCCGGAAAAACAACAATTTGCTCACTGATTCCACGTTTCTATGATATAGAAAAAGGAGCCGTCACCATTGATGGCATCGATATCAGGGAGATGACGAAGGAATCCCTGCGTGCTCAAATTGGAATCGTTCAGCAGGATGTATTCTTATTTACGGGAACTCTTCGGGAAAACATCGCCTATGGTAAGCTTGATGCCACCCAGAAGGAAATAGAAGAAGCGACGAGACGTGCTCATCTGACGGATCTCATTGCCTCACTCCCAGATGGATTTGATACACAAATCGGGGAAAGAGGTCTGAAGCTATCCGGAGGTCAAAAGCAGCGCTTGTCCATCGCCCGCATGTTCCTTAAAAACCCTAGAATTTTAATTCTGGATGAAGCCACTTCCGCCTTGGATACTGAAACAGAAGCGATCATCCAAGAGGCTTTAAATGAACTGGCAAAAGACCGTACCACCCTTGTCATTGCCCATCGTTTGGCGACAATCCGTAAAGCGGACCGCATTCTCGTCGTCACCGAAAACGGCATCGCTGAAGATGGTACTCATGAAGAGCTCCTTTCAAGGGAAGACGGGATATTCACAAGACTTCATGCTCATCAGCATGCAACGATCCTATAA
- the dnaB gene encoding replicative DNA helicase, protein MNEVFQDRVPPQNIEAEQAVLGAIFLEPSALTTTSEILIPEDFYRHSHQKIYNVMLNLGDGGKAVDLITVTEELAAAKELEDVGGVAYLSELAASVPTAANIEYYAKIVEEKSLLRRLIRTATDIASDGYAREDEVDSLLSEAEKNIMEVAQRKNAGAFHNIKDVLVRTYDNIETLTNRKGDVTGISTGFADLDHMTAGFQRNDLIIVGARPSMGKTAFALNIAQNVAVKAKENVAIFSLEMGAEQLVMRMLCAEGNINAQNLRTGDLTDEDWRKLTMAMGSLSNAGIYIDDTPGIKVGEIRSKCRRLAQEHGLGMILIDYLQLIQGSGRSGENRQQEVSEISRSLKGLARELQVPVIALSQLSRGVEQRQDKRPMMSDIRESGSIEQDADIVAFLYREDYYDKEAENKNIIEIIIAKQRNGPVGNVSLAFVKEYNKFVNLERRFDDAPA, encoded by the coding sequence ATGAATGAAGTGTTCCAGGATCGGGTTCCACCTCAGAACATTGAGGCTGAACAAGCAGTATTAGGTGCGATTTTCTTAGAGCCCAGCGCATTGACGACCACATCAGAAATATTGATTCCAGAAGATTTTTATCGTCATTCTCATCAAAAAATATACAATGTCATGCTGAATTTGGGAGACGGGGGAAAAGCCGTTGACTTAATTACGGTGACAGAAGAACTGGCAGCAGCGAAAGAGCTTGAAGATGTAGGCGGAGTCGCTTATTTAAGTGAGCTTGCAGCCTCTGTTCCCACGGCTGCCAATATCGAGTATTACGCAAAGATTGTGGAAGAAAAATCATTATTAAGAAGGTTGATCCGTACAGCGACGGATATCGCTTCTGACGGCTATGCCCGCGAGGATGAAGTCGACAGCCTCCTCAGTGAAGCGGAAAAAAACATCATGGAAGTAGCCCAGCGGAAGAACGCAGGTGCCTTTCATAATATTAAAGATGTACTTGTGCGGACTTATGACAATATCGAAACCTTAACGAATCGCAAGGGTGACGTAACAGGGATTTCCACGGGGTTTGCCGACCTAGACCATATGACGGCTGGTTTCCAGCGAAATGACTTGATCATTGTTGGAGCCAGACCTTCCATGGGTAAAACAGCCTTCGCCCTGAATATCGCTCAAAACGTGGCAGTAAAGGCGAAAGAAAACGTAGCCATATTCTCCCTGGAGATGGGAGCCGAGCAGCTCGTTATGCGTATGCTGTGTGCAGAAGGCAATATTAATGCCCAAAATCTCCGTACAGGTGATTTAACCGACGAAGACTGGAGAAAGCTTACGATGGCGATGGGAAGCCTCTCAAATGCCGGGATTTACATCGATGATACGCCTGGTATTAAAGTGGGGGAAATCCGTTCCAAATGCCGACGCCTCGCTCAGGAGCATGGTCTTGGAATGATCCTCATCGACTACTTGCAGCTCATTCAGGGTAGCGGCCGTTCAGGAGAAAACCGTCAGCAGGAGGTATCTGAAATCTCCCGTTCCCTAAAAGGACTGGCTCGTGAGCTTCAAGTACCGGTCATCGCTTTATCCCAGCTCTCCCGTGGTGTGGAGCAGCGTCAAGATAAGCGTCCGATGATGTCTGATATTCGTGAATCAGGAAGTATCGAGCAGGATGCGGATATCGTAGCCTTCTTATACCGTGAAGATTACTATGACAAAGAAGCGGAAAACAAAAACATCATCGAAATCATCATTGCCAAGCAACGTAACGGTCCGGTTGGAAACGTGTCCCTTGCGTTTGTGAAGGAATACAATAAATTCGTGAATCTGGAGCGGCGATTTGACGACGCCCCGGCTTAA
- the rplI gene encoding 50S ribosomal protein L9, which produces MKVIFLKDVKGKGKKGEVKNVADGYAHNFLLKKGLAVEATNANMGQLEGQKKKEKQLAQEELEEAKKLKATLEEITVEMKAKSGEGGRLFGSITSKQIADALKKSHDIKIDKRKIEMNDAIRSLGYTNVPVKLHTDVSATLKVHVTEE; this is translated from the coding sequence ATGAAAGTAATTTTCTTAAAAGACGTTAAAGGTAAAGGAAAAAAAGGAGAAGTGAAAAACGTAGCAGATGGCTATGCACATAACTTCTTATTAAAAAAAGGCTTGGCCGTTGAAGCGACAAATGCAAACATGGGTCAGCTTGAGGGTCAAAAGAAGAAAGAAAAGCAACTGGCTCAAGAAGAATTAGAAGAAGCCAAAAAATTAAAAGCGACGTTGGAAGAAATCACGGTTGAAATGAAAGCGAAATCCGGTGAAGGCGGTCGTTTATTCGGTTCCATCACGAGCAAGCAAATTGCCGATGCACTAAAAAAGTCACATGACATCAAAATCGATAAACGTAAAATTGAAATGAACGATGCCATCCGTTCCCTGGGCTATACGAATGTCCCTGTGAAGCTGCATACGGACGTTTCAGCAACCTTAAAGGTACACGTAACGGAAGAATAA